A single Mastomys coucha isolate ucsf_1 chromosome X, UCSF_Mcou_1, whole genome shotgun sequence DNA region contains:
- the Ebp gene encoding 3-beta-hydroxysteroid-Delta(8),Delta(7)-isomerase, translated as MTTNMVPLHPYWPRHMKLDNFVPNDLPTWHILAGLFSISGGLIVITWLLSSRVSVVPLGTGRRLALCWFAVCTFIHFVIEGWFSFYHDILLEDQAVLSQLWKEYSKGDSRYVISDCFIVCMETVTACLWGPLSLWVVIAFLRHQPFRFVLQLVVSVGQIYGDVLYFLTELRDGFQHGELGHPVYFWFYFVVMNGIWLVVPGILVLDAIKHLTNAQSMLDSKVTKIKSKHN; from the exons ATGACCACCAATATGGTCCCCTTGCACCCGTACTGGCCCAGGCACATGAAGCTGGACAACTTTGTGCCTAATGACCTCCCGACTTGGCATATACTGGCTGGCCTATTCTCCATCTCTGGGGGCCTAATTGTGATCACGTGGCTGTTGTCTAGCCGAGTTTCCGTTGTCCCACTTGGAACTGGGCGTCGACTGGCCCTgtgctggtttgctgtatgtACATTCATTCACTTTGTGATCGAGGGCtggttctctttctaccatgacATCCTTCTCGAAGACCAAGCCGTCTTATCTCAACTCT gGAAAGAGTATTCCAAGGGAGACAGCCGATATGTCAT TAGTGACTGCTTCATCGTCTGTATGGAAACTGTCACAGCTTGTCTCTGGGGACCACTCAGCCTATGGGTAGTGATTGCCTTTCTCCGCCATCAACCCTTCCGCTTTGTCCTACAGCTTGTGGTCTCTGTGG GCCAGATATACGGGGATGTGCTGTACTTCCTGACAGAGCTACGCGATGGATTCCAGCATGGGGAGCTAGGCCACCCCGTTTATTTCTGGTTCTACTTTGTTGTCATGAATGGTATATGGTTGGTGGTACCAGGCATCCTTGTGCTTGATGCCATAAAGCATCTCACTAATGCCCAGAGCATGCTGGACAGCAAGGTCACGAAAATTAAGAGCAAACATAACTAA
- the Porcn gene encoding protein-serine O-palmitoleoyltransferase porcupine isoform X2: MATFSRQEFFQQLLQGCLLPTVQQGLDQIWLLLTICFACRLLWRLGLPSYLKHASTVAGGFFSLYHFFQLHMVWVVLLSLLCYLVLFLCRHSSHRGVFLSVTILIYLLMGEMHMVDTVTWHKMRGAQMIVAMKAVSLGFDLDRGEVGAVPSPVEFMGYLYFVGTIVFGPWISFHSYLQAVQGRPLSRRWLKKVARSLALALLCLVLSTCVGPYLFPYFIPLDGDRLLRKWLRAYESAVSFHFSNYFVGFLSEATATLAGAGFTEEKDHLEWDLTVSRPLNVELPRSMVEVVTSWNLPMSYWLNNYVFKNALRLGTFSAVLVTYAASALLHGFSFHLAAVLLSLAFITYVEHVLRKRLAHILSACILSKRCLPDCSHRHRLGLGVRALNLLFGALAIFHLAYLGSLFDVDVDDTTEEQGYGMAYTVHKWSELSWASHWVTFGCWIFYRLIG; the protein is encoded by the exons ATGGCCACCTTCAGCCGCCAGGAATTTTTCCAGCAGCTACTGCAGGGCTGTCTCCTGCCTACTGTCCAACAGGGCCTTGACCAGATCTGGCTGCTGCTTACCATCTGCTTCGCCTGCCGCCTCCTTTGGAGGCTGG GGTTACCGTCTTACCTGAAGCATGCAAGCACCGTGGCAGGTGGCTTCTTCAGCCTCTACCACTTCTTCCAGCTGCACATGGTTTGGGTCGTGCTGCTGAGCCTCCTGTGCTACCTCGTGCTGTTCCTCTGCCGACACTCCTCCCACCGAGGCGTCTTCCTCTCCGTCACCATCCTCATCTACCTGCTCATGGG TGAGATGCACATGGTGGACACCGTGACATGGCACAAGATGCGAG GGGCCCAGATGATCGTGGCCATGAAGGCGGTGTCTCTGGGCTTCGACCTGGACCGGGGCGAGGTGGGTGCAGTGCCCTCACCTGTGGAGTTCATGGGCTACCTCTACTTTGTGGGCACCATCGTCTTTGGGCCCTGGATATCCTTCCACAGCTACCTACAGGCTGTCCAAGGCCGCCCACTG AGCCGCCGATGGCTGAAGAAGGTGGCCCGGAGCCTGGCGCTGGCCCTGCTGTGCCTTGTACTGTCCACTTGTGTGGGCCCCTACCTCTTCCCCTACTTCATCCCCCTCGACGGTGACCGACTCCTTCGCAA GTGGCTACGAGCCTACGAGAGTGCTGTCTCCTTCCACTTCAGCAACTATTTTGTGGGCTTTCTGTCTGAGGCCACAGCCACATTGGCCGGGGCTGGCTTCACGGAGGAGAAGGACCACCTGGAATG GGACCTGACAGTCTCTAGACCGTTGAATGTGGAGCTGCCCCGGTCCATGGTGGAAGTTGTCACAAGCTGGAACCTGCCCATGTCTTATTGGTTAAATAATT ATGTTTTCAAAAATGCCCTCCGCCTGGGGACCTTCTCTGCTGTGCTGGTCACCTATGCAGCCAGTGCCCTCCTACAT GGCTTCAGTTTCCACCTGGCTGCTGTGCTGCTGTCCCTGGCATTTATCACATATGTGGAACATG TCCTCAGAAAGCGCCTGGCTCACATCCTCAGTGCCTGCATTTTGTCGAAGCGTTGTCTGCCAGACTGTTCACATCGGCATCGATTG GGCCTGGGGGTACGAGCCTTAAACTTGCTCTTTGGGGCCCTGGCTATCTTCCACCTGGCTTACCTGGGCTCCCTGTTTGATGTCGATGTGGACGACACCACAGAGGAGCAG GGCTACGGCATGGCATACACTGTCCACAAGTGGTCAGAGCTCAGCTGGGCCAGTCACTGGGTCACTTTTGGATGCTGGATCTTCTACCGTCTCATAGGCTGA
- the Porcn gene encoding protein-serine O-palmitoleoyltransferase porcupine isoform X1 translates to MATFSRQEFFQQLLQGCLLPTVQQGLDQIWLLLTICFACRLLWRLGLPSYLKHASTVAGGFFSLYHFFQLHMVWVVLLSLLCYLVLFLCRHSSHRGVFLSVTILIYLLMGEMHMVDTVTWHKMRGAQMIVAMKAVSLGFDLDRGEVGAVPSPVEFMGYLYFVGTIVFGPWISFHSYLQAVQGRPLSRRWLKKVARSLALALLCLVLSTCVGPYLFPYFIPLDGDRLLRNKKRKARGTMVRWLRAYESAVSFHFSNYFVGFLSEATATLAGAGFTEEKDHLEWDLTVSRPLNVELPRSMVEVVTSWNLPMSYWLNNYVFKNALRLGTFSAVLVTYAASALLHGFSFHLAAVLLSLAFITYVEHVLRKRLAHILSACILSKRCLPDCSHRHRLGLGVRALNLLFGALAIFHLAYLGSLFDVDVDDTTEEQGYGMAYTVHKWSELSWASHWVTFGCWIFYRLIG, encoded by the exons ATGGCCACCTTCAGCCGCCAGGAATTTTTCCAGCAGCTACTGCAGGGCTGTCTCCTGCCTACTGTCCAACAGGGCCTTGACCAGATCTGGCTGCTGCTTACCATCTGCTTCGCCTGCCGCCTCCTTTGGAGGCTGG GGTTACCGTCTTACCTGAAGCATGCAAGCACCGTGGCAGGTGGCTTCTTCAGCCTCTACCACTTCTTCCAGCTGCACATGGTTTGGGTCGTGCTGCTGAGCCTCCTGTGCTACCTCGTGCTGTTCCTCTGCCGACACTCCTCCCACCGAGGCGTCTTCCTCTCCGTCACCATCCTCATCTACCTGCTCATGGG TGAGATGCACATGGTGGACACCGTGACATGGCACAAGATGCGAG GGGCCCAGATGATCGTGGCCATGAAGGCGGTGTCTCTGGGCTTCGACCTGGACCGGGGCGAGGTGGGTGCAGTGCCCTCACCTGTGGAGTTCATGGGCTACCTCTACTTTGTGGGCACCATCGTCTTTGGGCCCTGGATATCCTTCCACAGCTACCTACAGGCTGTCCAAGGCCGCCCACTG AGCCGCCGATGGCTGAAGAAGGTGGCCCGGAGCCTGGCGCTGGCCCTGCTGTGCCTTGTACTGTCCACTTGTGTGGGCCCCTACCTCTTCCCCTACTTCATCCCCCTCGACGGTGACCGACTCCTTCGCAA CAAGAAACGCAAAGCCAG GGGCACCATGGTAAG GTGGCTACGAGCCTACGAGAGTGCTGTCTCCTTCCACTTCAGCAACTATTTTGTGGGCTTTCTGTCTGAGGCCACAGCCACATTGGCCGGGGCTGGCTTCACGGAGGAGAAGGACCACCTGGAATG GGACCTGACAGTCTCTAGACCGTTGAATGTGGAGCTGCCCCGGTCCATGGTGGAAGTTGTCACAAGCTGGAACCTGCCCATGTCTTATTGGTTAAATAATT ATGTTTTCAAAAATGCCCTCCGCCTGGGGACCTTCTCTGCTGTGCTGGTCACCTATGCAGCCAGTGCCCTCCTACAT GGCTTCAGTTTCCACCTGGCTGCTGTGCTGCTGTCCCTGGCATTTATCACATATGTGGAACATG TCCTCAGAAAGCGCCTGGCTCACATCCTCAGTGCCTGCATTTTGTCGAAGCGTTGTCTGCCAGACTGTTCACATCGGCATCGATTG GGCCTGGGGGTACGAGCCTTAAACTTGCTCTTTGGGGCCCTGGCTATCTTCCACCTGGCTTACCTGGGCTCCCTGTTTGATGTCGATGTGGACGACACCACAGAGGAGCAG GGCTACGGCATGGCATACACTGTCCACAAGTGGTCAGAGCTCAGCTGGGCCAGTCACTGGGTCACTTTTGGATGCTGGATCTTCTACCGTCTCATAGGCTGA
- the Porcn gene encoding protein-serine O-palmitoleoyltransferase porcupine isoform X3, with amino-acid sequence MATFSRQEFFQQLLQGCLLPTVQQGLDQIWLLLTICFACRLLWRLGLPSYLKHASTVAGGFFSLYHFFQLHMVWVVLLSLLCYLVLFLCRHSSHRGVFLSVTILIYLLMGEMHMVDTVTWHKMRGAQMIVAMKAVSLGFDLDRGEVGAVPSPVEFMGYLYFVGTIVFGPWISFHSYLQAVQGRPLSRRWLKKVARSLALALLCLVLSTCVGPYLFPYFIPLDGDRLLRNKKRKARGTMVRWLRAYESAVSFHFSNYFVGFLSEATATLAGAGFTEEKDHLEWDLTVSRPLNVELPRSMVEVVTSWNLPMSYWLNNYVFKNALRLGTFSAVLVTYAASALLHGFSFHLAAVLLSLAFITYVEHVLRKRLAHILSACILSKRCLPDCSHRHRLGYGMAYTVHKWSELSWASHWVTFGCWIFYRLIG; translated from the exons ATGGCCACCTTCAGCCGCCAGGAATTTTTCCAGCAGCTACTGCAGGGCTGTCTCCTGCCTACTGTCCAACAGGGCCTTGACCAGATCTGGCTGCTGCTTACCATCTGCTTCGCCTGCCGCCTCCTTTGGAGGCTGG GGTTACCGTCTTACCTGAAGCATGCAAGCACCGTGGCAGGTGGCTTCTTCAGCCTCTACCACTTCTTCCAGCTGCACATGGTTTGGGTCGTGCTGCTGAGCCTCCTGTGCTACCTCGTGCTGTTCCTCTGCCGACACTCCTCCCACCGAGGCGTCTTCCTCTCCGTCACCATCCTCATCTACCTGCTCATGGG TGAGATGCACATGGTGGACACCGTGACATGGCACAAGATGCGAG GGGCCCAGATGATCGTGGCCATGAAGGCGGTGTCTCTGGGCTTCGACCTGGACCGGGGCGAGGTGGGTGCAGTGCCCTCACCTGTGGAGTTCATGGGCTACCTCTACTTTGTGGGCACCATCGTCTTTGGGCCCTGGATATCCTTCCACAGCTACCTACAGGCTGTCCAAGGCCGCCCACTG AGCCGCCGATGGCTGAAGAAGGTGGCCCGGAGCCTGGCGCTGGCCCTGCTGTGCCTTGTACTGTCCACTTGTGTGGGCCCCTACCTCTTCCCCTACTTCATCCCCCTCGACGGTGACCGACTCCTTCGCAA CAAGAAACGCAAAGCCAG GGGCACCATGGTAAG GTGGCTACGAGCCTACGAGAGTGCTGTCTCCTTCCACTTCAGCAACTATTTTGTGGGCTTTCTGTCTGAGGCCACAGCCACATTGGCCGGGGCTGGCTTCACGGAGGAGAAGGACCACCTGGAATG GGACCTGACAGTCTCTAGACCGTTGAATGTGGAGCTGCCCCGGTCCATGGTGGAAGTTGTCACAAGCTGGAACCTGCCCATGTCTTATTGGTTAAATAATT ATGTTTTCAAAAATGCCCTCCGCCTGGGGACCTTCTCTGCTGTGCTGGTCACCTATGCAGCCAGTGCCCTCCTACAT GGCTTCAGTTTCCACCTGGCTGCTGTGCTGCTGTCCCTGGCATTTATCACATATGTGGAACATG TCCTCAGAAAGCGCCTGGCTCACATCCTCAGTGCCTGCATTTTGTCGAAGCGTTGTCTGCCAGACTGTTCACATCGGCATCGATTG GGCTACGGCATGGCATACACTGTCCACAAGTGGTCAGAGCTCAGCTGGGCCAGTCACTGGGTCACTTTTGGATGCTGGATCTTCTACCGTCTCATAGGCTGA